A stretch of DNA from Cytobacillus luteolus:
CAATCATGAAGTGAGTAGGATTGTGAACAGCTTAGAAGAAAAGGACTCGTTTTGGCAAATTATATCCTCAGAAAAGTCTGTTCAGAATGAAAAGATACACGTTAAAAATGATGATGATACCAAACGCGTTTTACTTGTTTCTCAATCTGCATTGAATGATTCTTACGACCACCTAACAGGTAGAATCATTCATTTCATTGATATAACCGAAGAAGAGGAGCGCGAAAAACGAATACAACAGTCGGAAAAGTTAGCTGTTCTTGGTTCGGCAGCAGCTAGAGCGGCACATGAAATCCGAAACCCATTAGCTGTTATCCATGGCTTTTTATCCTTAATGAAACAGAGCTCAGAGGAAAATTCGAAAAAATTACAACTTCCACTTATGTTAAAAGAGTTAGATCGAATTAATTCAATTGTAGAGGACATGCTGATGATGGCTAAACCAGGTGTCCCGACATTGAAGGAAGCATATATAGAGGATATCCTAAATGAGATACTGCCATTTTACAGGGAATCTCAGGGAACAAAAAATATCCAATTTGAGGTGAATGTTACAAGATTACCGCTGTTACTGGATACAAGGCAAATTAAACAGGTTCTTTATAATCTTATCAGAAACAGTTGCGAGGCGATGGGAGAAAGAGGAAAGTTATCAATTTATTCCGTTGTTGAGGGGAATATGTATCTCCTATTTATTAAGGACAATGGTGCAGGAATACCTGAGAATATTCGAGAGAGAGTATTCGAACCATTTCTCACCTCAAAAGAAACAGGGACAGGTTTAGGGTTAATTATTGTTCAACGAATTATTGAAAACCATCATGGAACAATTGAGCTATATTCTAGTTCCGAAAAAGG
This window harbors:
- a CDS encoding two-component system sensor histidine kinase NtrB; its protein translation is MNLLSFFKGTKLYLSILTLVAFILLLSNITFQPQPSWIVLLLLIGSIILLNHYMIFLAPKGNCLSMDSSIYLATIFLFGLELPLTLLLFSSILITIFFYKKTALWKHLFNMAMYTVMITGAYYTFIFLGGNIGLVNTESLIAYCLALFSYLLINVFLVGMYFVVDSFKSSLSIIKMILKDSLSNYVITLALAIIFTMLLGSYPILGTIVFTFIIVMLSLVFARYFKLYEEVVNDKKTREQILNSLPIGIITYDDKTSEFSLNAPAEGLLKKDNHEVSRIVNSLEEKDSFWQIISSEKSVQNEKIHVKNDDDTKRVLLVSQSALNDSYDHLTGRIIHFIDITEEEEREKRIQQSEKLAVLGSAAARAAHEIRNPLAVIHGFLSLMKQSSEENSKKLQLPLMLKELDRINSIVEDMLMMAKPGVPTLKEAYIEDILNEILPFYRESQGTKNIQFEVNVTRLPLLLDTRQIKQVLYNLIRNSCEAMGERGKLSIYSVVEGNMYLLFIKDNGAGIPENIRERVFEPFLTSKETGTGLGLIIVQRIIENHHGTIELYSSSEKGTTFLISIPLKGLN